One genomic segment of Clostridium saccharoperbutylacetonicum N1-4(HMT) includes these proteins:
- a CDS encoding glycoside hydrolase family 13 protein: MRFEAVYHRASDNLCYSIDKDNLIVNIKTGYDVEKVFIYYGDPFDGGILGGEWKWKGKREEIPFKKRLKHQIWWTTTLKLKYKRCKYYFELTGNEETWFYFEDCFLSEKQMQLDGKMLQCFTFPWMNEADINKTPAWVNDMVWYQIFPERFCNGNPSINPKGVQPWHKGGVTNEEFYGGDLQGIINKLNYLKEIGITGIYLNPIFESPSAHKYDTTDYMKIDPNFGDENVFRKLVNKAHEKGIRIMLDGVFNHCGAKFGPWLDVLENGPSSKYYSWFMVNKWPFDDNNHDTKDGRFYSFAFNQKMPKLNTNNPEVIDYLIKVCEYWVKNYKIDGLRLDVANEISHKFCKKLREKMKSLNPDFYILGEIWHDSIPWLRGDEFDAIMNYSLTSSISDFWIDKSLTKDDFEYTINRCYTIYMQQNNDVLFNLLDSHDTERLISRVKDINVFYQQLAVLFTMPGSPCIFYGTEVALEGKYDPDCRRCMPWDEIKSGIYDDKINIMKALINLRKEQKLFRSRNFHFPNTIKNSRVIEYIKIDENGNRLEILLNCSNIDVLIENNGSVLFSNLYSNNRLLKKGVLIRKVDSI; the protein is encoded by the coding sequence ATGAGATTCGAAGCTGTATATCATAGAGCCTCAGATAACTTATGTTATTCAATTGATAAAGACAATTTAATTGTAAATATAAAGACTGGTTATGATGTAGAAAAAGTGTTTATATATTATGGTGATCCATTTGATGGAGGAATTTTAGGTGGCGAATGGAAATGGAAAGGAAAAAGAGAAGAAATTCCATTTAAAAAGAGATTAAAGCACCAAATATGGTGGACAACTACTTTGAAACTGAAGTATAAAAGATGTAAATACTATTTTGAATTAACGGGGAATGAAGAAACCTGGTTTTATTTTGAAGATTGTTTTTTAAGTGAAAAACAAATGCAATTGGACGGAAAAATGTTGCAATGTTTTACATTTCCATGGATGAATGAAGCTGATATAAATAAAACACCAGCATGGGTAAATGATATGGTTTGGTATCAGATATTCCCAGAGCGTTTTTGTAATGGAAATCCTTCAATTAATCCCAAAGGGGTCCAGCCTTGGCATAAAGGAGGCGTTACAAATGAAGAGTTTTATGGTGGGGATTTGCAGGGGATAATAAATAAATTAAATTATTTAAAAGAAATAGGAATTACAGGCATATATTTAAATCCAATATTCGAATCTCCGTCAGCACATAAATATGATACAACTGATTATATGAAAATAGATCCTAATTTTGGAGATGAAAATGTATTTAGAAAGCTTGTAAATAAAGCACATGAAAAAGGGATTAGGATTATGCTTGATGGAGTGTTTAATCATTGTGGAGCTAAGTTTGGACCATGGTTAGATGTACTTGAAAATGGTCCTAGTTCCAAATATTATAGTTGGTTTATGGTAAATAAGTGGCCTTTTGATGATAATAATCACGATACAAAGGATGGACGATTTTATTCTTTTGCCTTTAATCAGAAAATGCCAAAATTAAATACAAATAATCCAGAAGTAATTGATTATTTAATTAAGGTATGTGAGTATTGGGTAAAAAATTATAAGATTGATGGATTAAGATTAGATGTTGCAAATGAAATTTCGCATAAGTTCTGTAAGAAGCTTAGAGAAAAAATGAAATCGTTAAATCCAGACTTCTATATTTTAGGTGAAATATGGCATGATTCTATTCCTTGGCTTAGAGGTGATGAATTTGATGCTATTATGAATTATTCACTAACTAGTAGTATATCAGACTTCTGGATAGATAAGAGTTTAACTAAGGATGATTTTGAGTACACAATAAATAGATGCTATACAATATATATGCAGCAAAATAATGATGTGTTATTTAATTTGTTGGATTCTCATGATACAGAACGCTTAATTTCAAGAGTAAAAGACATTAACGTATTTTATCAACAGCTAGCTGTACTATTTACGATGCCAGGAAGTCCATGCATATTTTATGGTACAGAAGTTGCACTTGAAGGAAAGTATGATCCCGATTGCCGAAGATGTATGCCATGGGATGAAATAAAAAGTGGAATTTATGATGATAAGATTAATATAATGAAGGCGTTGATTAATTTAAGAAAAGAGCAAAAATTATTTAGAAGCCGTAATTTTCATTTTCCAAATACAATTAAAAATAGCAGGGTAATAGAATATATTAAAATAGATGAAAATGGGAATAGGTTAGAAATTTTACTAAATTGTTCAAATATAGATGTTTTAATAGAGAATAATGGTAGTGTTTTGTTTAGTAATTTATATTCTAATAATAGACTGCTTAAAAAAGGTGTATTAATTAGGAAGGTTGATTCTATATAA
- a CDS encoding amylo-alpha-1,6-glucosidase, producing MELTYRFGRGYWRNIKEGNEREWMIGNGIGGYSSQTIINSGFRCHNGYLIAAMNPPVERYSILYRTQEKIVTDGRTYDLTCQEYKDYTKNGYEYLKSFIFDSVPQYIYQIEDINVKKTIAMEYGYNTVAICYEIENGSSKAKIDITPLFNFKEAGTFKASEQLDFKTELQDDILKLYPNEDDKKIISFMSSAGIFKDRSLIKVQNDFNYNPLIEENHYYEFENRNGFIGLNNHYTPYDIEIELEPFETKKFYLKCTVEELGDKDGFDIVKEYKERTNELLNRSGYKDFFALNLVKAADHFIVDRKSTGLKTILAGFPWFVDWGRDTMIAFEGLTLCTKRFEDAREILKSFAEYIKDGLVPNVFADKGTQAFYNTADASLWYIQAVYKYLKYTGKKSDFKFVNDKLFDKLIEIIDAYSNGTHFSIGMDDDCLIHAGSGLDQVTWMDVRVDEMVVTPRHGKPVEINALWYNALCIMDWLCRKYEMNGSKYESLARKVKNSFNKKFWNEKEQCLFDVVDDYDGKVRPNQIWAVSLPFTMLEKEKEAKVVNKVYKELYSTYGLRSLSYLDKDFKSEYIGPLMKRDLAYHMGTTWAFLIGSFISAYCKVNNHSKEAVSRAKEMCEVFQDHMKDGCINGIAEVFDGKFSATGRGCYSQAWSVGEVLRAYTNDVLPFI from the coding sequence ATGGAATTAACATATAGGTTCGGAAGAGGATACTGGAGAAATATAAAGGAAGGAAACGAGAGAGAATGGATGATAGGCAATGGTATTGGCGGGTATAGCAGTCAAACTATCATTAATAGTGGATTTAGATGTCATAATGGGTATTTAATAGCAGCAATGAATCCGCCAGTAGAACGTTATTCAATATTATATAGAACTCAGGAAAAAATCGTCACAGATGGAAGAACATATGATTTGACTTGTCAGGAATATAAGGATTATACGAAGAATGGTTATGAGTATCTCAAAAGTTTTATATTTGATTCAGTGCCTCAATATATTTATCAAATAGAAGATATAAATGTAAAAAAAACTATAGCTATGGAATATGGATATAATACTGTAGCTATATGTTATGAGATTGAAAATGGAAGTTCTAAGGCTAAAATTGATATTACACCACTGTTTAATTTTAAGGAAGCTGGTACATTTAAGGCTTCTGAGCAGCTGGATTTTAAAACTGAATTACAAGACGATATATTAAAATTGTATCCTAATGAAGATGATAAGAAGATAATAAGTTTTATGTCATCAGCAGGCATATTTAAGGACAGAAGTCTTATAAAAGTACAGAATGATTTTAATTATAATCCATTAATTGAAGAGAATCATTACTATGAATTTGAAAATAGAAATGGATTTATTGGGTTAAATAATCATTATACGCCATATGATATTGAAATTGAATTAGAGCCTTTTGAAACTAAAAAGTTTTATTTAAAATGTACAGTAGAAGAGTTAGGTGATAAAGACGGATTTGATATTGTTAAAGAATATAAGGAAAGAACAAATGAATTATTGAATAGATCAGGCTATAAAGATTTTTTTGCATTAAATTTAGTAAAAGCAGCTGACCATTTTATTGTAGATAGAAAAAGTACTGGATTGAAAACAATACTTGCAGGATTTCCTTGGTTTGTTGATTGGGGGAGAGACACTATGATAGCTTTTGAAGGTTTAACGCTGTGTACAAAGAGATTTGAGGATGCAAGAGAAATATTAAAGTCTTTTGCAGAATATATAAAAGATGGACTTGTTCCAAATGTTTTTGCGGATAAAGGAACACAAGCGTTTTACAATACTGCAGATGCATCATTATGGTATATACAAGCTGTATATAAGTATTTAAAATATACTGGAAAGAAAAGTGATTTTAAGTTTGTTAATGATAAATTATTCGACAAGTTAATTGAAATTATTGATGCTTATTCAAATGGCACACATTTTTCAATAGGTATGGATGATGATTGTCTTATTCATGCTGGCAGCGGATTGGATCAAGTAACGTGGATGGATGTAAGAGTAGACGAAATGGTTGTTACTCCAAGGCATGGTAAACCAGTAGAAATAAATGCTCTTTGGTATAATGCCCTTTGCATAATGGATTGGTTATGTAGAAAGTATGAAATGAATGGATCAAAATATGAAAGTTTAGCGAGAAAAGTTAAAAACTCCTTTAACAAAAAATTCTGGAATGAAAAAGAACAGTGTTTATTTGATGTTGTTGATGATTATGATGGGAAAGTTAGGCCAAATCAAATATGGGCAGTATCATTGCCATTTACTATGTTAGAAAAAGAAAAGGAAGCGAAAGTTGTGAATAAAGTATATAAAGAATTATATTCGACTTATGGATTGAGATCGCTGTCATACTTAGATAAAGATTTTAAGAGCGAATATATAGGACCACTTATGAAAAGGGATTTAGCATATCATATGGGGACAACATGGGCATTCTTAATAGGGAGCTTTATATCAGCATATTGTAAGGTAAATAATCACTCTAAAGAAGCAGTAAGTAGAGCAAAAGAAATGTGTGAAGTATTTCAGGATCATATGAAAGATGGATGCATAAATGGAATAGCTGAAGTATTTGATGGAAAATTTTCAGCTACAGGCAGGGGATGCTATAGTCAAGCCTGGAGTGTAGGCGAAGTTTTAAGAGCATATACTAACGATGTACTGCCATTTATTTGA
- a CDS encoding phage replisome organizer N-terminal domain-containing protein produces MRERKFVKFRVDMPDDTKLKIIDMKPERDLIHYIWYRLVLLCGKVNLDGELYMSKNIPYTTETLAIEFNREINQVELALDVLIGLEMVELTEHKVYCVKNFAKHQNIKVKEKTETGNNEVIVNNNVQAVDNIKDEIKENDNNKYPNRVNTNETPIVPVNNEKDNVETVKDNKSNEPKNQVNTAETQIIQVYNDKDNVETIKDNEINEPKNQVSADEVAITTVNNLKDNIVIPLDRETNKKTRKKKKDSIYNIIDEENDDREICTLTSGEFVLGKGEKIISTWTF; encoded by the coding sequence ATGAGAGAAAGAAAGTTTGTAAAATTCAGAGTAGACATGCCAGATGATACTAAATTAAAAATAATAGATATGAAACCAGAAAGAGATCTTATTCATTATATATGGTATAGACTTGTGCTTTTATGCGGTAAAGTTAATTTAGATGGAGAATTATATATGTCAAAAAATATTCCATACACTACAGAAACTTTAGCAATAGAGTTTAATAGAGAGATTAACCAGGTTGAATTGGCATTAGATGTATTAATTGGGTTAGAAATGGTTGAACTTACTGAACATAAGGTTTATTGTGTAAAAAACTTCGCTAAGCATCAAAATATAAAAGTTAAGGAAAAAACTGAAACAGGGAATAATGAAGTCATTGTAAATAACAATGTACAAGCAGTTGATAATATAAAAGACGAAATTAAGGAGAATGATAATAACAAATATCCAAATCGAGTTAATACAAATGAAACTCCAATCGTTCCAGTTAACAATGAAAAAGATAACGTGGAAACTGTAAAAGATAATAAAAGCAATGAACCTAAAAATCAAGTTAATACAGCTGAAACTCAAATTATCCAAGTTTACAACGATAAAGATAACGTCGAGACTATAAAAGACAATGAAATTAATGAGCCTAAAAATCAAGTTAGTGCTGATGAAGTTGCAATTACTACAGTTAATAATTTAAAAGATAATATTGTAATACCTTTAGATAGAGAGACTAATAAGAAAACCAGGAAAAAGAAGAAAGATAGTATCTATAATATTATAGATGAAGAAAATGATGATAGAGAAATATGTACACTGACAAGTGGTGAATTTGTCCTGGGTAAAGGTGAGAAAATTATCTCTACATGGACGTTTTGA
- a CDS encoding YmaF family protein codes for MENNYNNYGSYNDQNQNQNSKRETHNHEFQSSVDYVKDDEGIEHSHHIAGITGPSIRYGQSHVHKVNVFIDTSAHHYHEISETTGPALYLNGRKHVHLLRGTTTYDDGHEHNYYLITQVEDPTSMPKENNY; via the coding sequence ATGGAAAATAATTATAACAACTACGGGAGTTATAATGATCAAAATCAGAATCAAAACAGTAAAAGAGAAACTCATAATCATGAATTCCAGTCAAGTGTAGATTATGTAAAGGATGATGAGGGAATAGAACATAGTCATCACATTGCAGGTATTACTGGGCCATCAATTAGGTATGGTCAATCTCATGTTCACAAAGTAAATGTATTTATAGATACATCTGCTCATCATTATCATGAAATAAGTGAAACTACTGGTCCAGCCCTTTATCTTAATGGAAGAAAACATGTTCATTTATTGAGAGGAACAACAACTTATGATGATGGGCATGAGCATAATTATTATCTTATAACTCAAGTGGAAGATCCTACAAGCATGCCAAAGGAAAATAATTACTAA
- a CDS encoding DUF2935 domain-containing protein, with amino-acid sequence MLSSNKFIRQSLELHLFFARIMKEHSFFLEIGFTPKNSNYIDEADAFRMGFDNLLYDVITMSEGVVSSDVLQSGEVVTPFTLEAEKASAYFTGVKIATDLTKVEAELMSSSFSRHNHEELEKKVFAINNRAMELTRGLIRFKTVLLSEVLSCRIFTVNYPLLIDHILREAKFYFMLVQRLQNREEIHIEREAYEQETFWNRIMAEHSKFIRGLLDPTEDELINTANNFGHQFDILTREAKEAMNQSIPISKVTDESLEATKSIRSFKAQGTQGLVECKIKSIIIPLLGDHTLREASHYLRLLKIFRKAED; translated from the coding sequence ATGTTATCTAGTAATAAATTTATACGACAATCATTAGAATTACATCTTTTCTTTGCAAGAATTATGAAGGAACATTCATTTTTTTTGGAAATAGGGTTTACACCAAAGAATTCAAATTATATAGATGAAGCAGATGCTTTTAGAATGGGCTTCGATAACCTTTTATATGATGTAATTACTATGTCTGAAGGCGTTGTAAGCAGTGATGTATTACAGTCTGGTGAAGTAGTAACTCCTTTTACCCTTGAAGCTGAAAAGGCATCAGCATATTTTACAGGAGTGAAAATTGCGACTGATCTTACTAAGGTAGAAGCTGAATTAATGAGTAGTTCTTTTAGCAGACATAATCATGAAGAGCTTGAGAAAAAAGTATTTGCCATTAACAACAGGGCAATGGAATTAACTAGAGGCTTAATAAGATTTAAGACTGTATTATTATCAGAAGTTTTATCTTGCAGGATATTTACGGTTAATTATCCATTGCTTATAGATCATATTTTAAGAGAAGCAAAGTTTTATTTTATGCTAGTTCAAAGACTTCAAAATCGTGAAGAAATTCATATAGAGAGAGAAGCTTATGAACAAGAAACTTTCTGGAATAGAATTATGGCTGAACATTCAAAATTTATACGAGGATTACTAGATCCAACTGAAGATGAACTAATAAATACTGCAAATAACTTCGGGCATCAGTTTGATATATTAACTAGAGAAGCAAAAGAAGCTATGAATCAATCAATACCAATTTCTAAAGTTACAGATGAAAGTTTGGAGGCAACCAAGTCGATAAGAAGTTTTAAGGCACAAGGGACTCAAGGGTTAGTGGAATGTAAGATTAAGTCTATAATAATACCATTGTTAGGAGATCATACATTACGTGAAGCAAGTCACTATTTAAGATTATTAAAAATATTTAGAAAAGCTGAAGATTGA
- a CDS encoding heavy metal translocating P-type ATPase, whose translation MDKMKEFLEDEDKRTVIFLILSAFSLLISFLHIWNFKIDIAWLAIILCGAPIVKGAIVGLVTEFDIKADVLVAVALVASVLIGETFAAGEVAFIMTLGALLEERTVAKAREGIEKLVTLTPRTARIVRDGIESIIPAEEVKISDILRVLPGETIAVDGIITSGQTSINQSVMTGESMPVDKGVGDEVFSGTVNQFGAFDMKATKVDEDSSLKRMIKLVESADASKAKIVGMADKWATWIVVIALVSAAGTWFVTGEIIRAVTILVVFCPCSLVLATPTAIMAGIGNATKHGILVHEGDTLERLAKVRRIAFDKTGTLTYGKPDVVAIESFDTSISSEKLLAITASAELRSEHPLGKSIVSHFKTISSHTLEDPQEFELIAGRGVKSIVSGNTILAGNTELLTENSIEISKEILDKSSTFIKEGCTVIYIAVNSQTSGFIVLSDTLREDSKSMIKKLNSINVESILLTGDNPQAASHIAKNVGITNVHAECLPEDKMSAIEAYQNNNEMICMIGDGINDAPALKKAYVGIAMGGIGSDIAVDAADIALVSDDIKSIPHLLSLAQKTMNTIKWNLSLSMLLNFVAIILAMTGILNPILGALVHNLGSVAVIINSALLLNFKDK comes from the coding sequence ATGGATAAAATGAAAGAATTTCTTGAAGATGAAGATAAGCGTACTGTTATATTTTTGATACTATCTGCTTTCTCACTACTTATTAGTTTCTTACATATATGGAATTTTAAAATTGATATAGCTTGGCTGGCAATTATATTATGCGGTGCACCTATTGTAAAAGGCGCAATTGTAGGACTTGTAACTGAATTTGATATTAAGGCAGATGTTTTAGTTGCCGTTGCACTTGTTGCATCTGTTCTAATTGGTGAAACTTTTGCAGCTGGTGAAGTTGCATTTATTATGACATTAGGAGCATTATTAGAAGAACGAACTGTTGCTAAAGCACGTGAGGGAATTGAAAAATTAGTAACGCTTACTCCTAGAACTGCTAGAATTGTACGTGATGGAATTGAAAGTATAATACCAGCTGAAGAAGTTAAAATTTCTGATATTCTACGTGTACTTCCTGGTGAAACTATTGCTGTAGATGGTATTATTACATCTGGTCAAACATCTATTAATCAATCTGTAATGACAGGTGAATCTATGCCAGTTGATAAAGGTGTAGGTGATGAAGTTTTTAGTGGAACAGTTAATCAATTTGGTGCCTTTGATATGAAAGCTACAAAGGTTGATGAAGATAGTTCTCTTAAGAGAATGATTAAACTTGTTGAATCTGCTGATGCAAGTAAAGCTAAAATTGTTGGAATGGCTGATAAATGGGCTACTTGGATAGTTGTAATAGCCCTTGTATCCGCTGCTGGCACTTGGTTTGTTACAGGTGAAATTATTCGTGCTGTTACAATACTTGTTGTATTCTGCCCATGTTCTTTAGTTCTTGCAACACCTACAGCTATTATGGCTGGTATTGGAAATGCTACGAAACATGGTATTCTTGTTCATGAAGGTGACACACTTGAAAGATTAGCAAAAGTAAGAAGAATTGCATTTGATAAAACTGGTACTTTAACATATGGGAAACCTGATGTAGTTGCAATTGAAAGTTTTGATACTAGCATAAGTTCAGAAAAATTATTAGCAATAACAGCTTCTGCAGAACTTCGTTCTGAGCATCCTCTAGGCAAATCTATAGTTTCACATTTTAAAACTATATCAAGCCACACTCTTGAGGATCCTCAAGAATTTGAACTTATTGCCGGCCGTGGTGTTAAATCTATAGTTAGCGGTAATACAATTCTTGCAGGAAATACTGAATTATTGACTGAAAATTCTATAGAAATTTCTAAAGAAATATTGGACAAATCATCAACCTTTATAAAAGAAGGTTGTACAGTTATCTACATAGCTGTTAATTCTCAAACTTCAGGTTTTATAGTTTTATCTGATACCTTACGTGAAGATTCTAAATCCATGATAAAAAAACTAAATTCTATCAATGTTGAAAGTATCTTATTAACTGGCGATAATCCACAAGCTGCTTCTCATATTGCTAAAAACGTTGGTATTACAAATGTTCATGCTGAATGCTTGCCAGAAGATAAAATGTCTGCAATTGAAGCGTATCAAAACAATAATGAAATGATATGCATGATTGGAGATGGAATTAATGATGCCCCTGCACTAAAGAAAGCATACGTAGGTATCGCAATGGGGGGCATTGGAAGTGATATTGCTGTTGATGCAGCAGATATTGCCCTAGTTAGTGATGATATAAAATCTATTCCTCATTTGCTTAGTCTAGCACAAAAGACTATGAATACAATAAAATGGAATTTATCTCTTTCTATGTTATTAAACTTTGTAGCTATAATACTTGCAATGACAGGTATATTAAATCCAATACTTGGAGCATTAGTACATAACTTAGGTTCAGTTGCAGTTATAATAAATTCAGCATTACTATTGAACTTTAAAGATAAATAA
- a CDS encoding carbohydrate ABC transporter permease: MKQAKTKKITHTLKSVPYLLPAIISIIIFSILPILNTIYLAFTDYTMYSQGKINFVGIANFKEVFAGPFKEVFFPVFIWTCVFATLATAGTFLLGLIMAILVNNENIKERGLYKAILIIPWALPATVAILSWQGLLNGSYGAINNLLISVHAISAPIPWLTNPLWARIAIIIVTIWLGFPYAMNICLGSLQSIPKTYYEAADVDGASKFVKFIKITLPSLAQTAYPLVISSFAFNFNNFGQAYLITNGNPARPGTQFAGFTDILASVNYKLSITFGRYEIASTISIIIFIILATISYIQMKASGQFEEVD, encoded by the coding sequence ATGAAACAAGCCAAAACAAAAAAAATAACACATACTTTGAAATCAGTGCCGTATTTATTACCAGCCATTATTTCAATAATTATATTTTCAATATTACCAATACTTAATACAATATATTTGGCATTTACAGACTATACTATGTATTCACAAGGAAAAATTAATTTTGTAGGAATTGCAAATTTTAAAGAAGTATTTGCTGGTCCATTTAAAGAAGTATTTTTTCCGGTATTTATATGGACATGTGTCTTTGCTACATTGGCAACTGCAGGAACATTTTTGTTAGGACTAATTATGGCAATTCTTGTAAATAATGAAAATATAAAAGAACGAGGGCTTTATAAAGCAATTTTAATTATTCCATGGGCATTACCAGCTACTGTTGCAATACTTTCATGGCAAGGTTTATTAAATGGAAGTTATGGGGCAATTAATAATTTACTTATAAGTGTACATGCTATTTCAGCGCCTATTCCATGGTTAACTAATCCATTATGGGCAAGAATTGCAATAATCATAGTAACTATATGGCTAGGATTTCCATATGCCATGAATATTTGTTTGGGTTCACTTCAATCGATACCTAAAACATATTATGAAGCAGCTGACGTTGATGGAGCCAGCAAGTTTGTAAAATTTATTAAAATAACTTTACCTTCGCTTGCACAAACAGCATATCCATTAGTTATTTCATCCTTTGCATTTAACTTTAATAATTTTGGTCAAGCATATTTAATTACTAATGGTAATCCGGCAAGACCTGGAACACAATTTGCAGGTTTCACAGATATATTGGCTTCAGTAAATTATAAATTGTCAATAACATTTGGAAGATATGAAATTGCTTCCACTATAAGCATTATTATATTTATAATTTTAGCTACAATTTCATACATACAAATGAAAGCATCAGGACAATTTGAGGAGGTTGATTAA
- a CDS encoding sugar ABC transporter permease codes for MTSNAGNLKLNNTEGQSEEIQNIKLKYVKKLRPAEIRTAWISRIVLWIMIVIVLIPIMAVVSASMAKGNSFTQTSIFPKSFTLENYVKVITQTKFLIWARNSLVVCFSVAMMQLIMTIPAAFAFSKLRFKGRKFGLMTLLILQMFPNTMALPAILSVAYNIRGGMDNLLPLILIISVGSAYNIWLMKGYMDGIPKELTETAYIDGATTFQAFIKVVLPLIKNMIIVIFIFAFVGAYSEFLFTSALIKDQYTETLATGMQGFIKDHFSANWTQYSAAAIMASLPVVLISVFSQKFFAKGLTAGSVKG; via the coding sequence ATGACATCAAATGCAGGGAATTTGAAATTAAATAATACAGAAGGACAAAGTGAAGAAATACAAAACATAAAATTAAAATATGTAAAAAAATTAAGACCAGCAGAAATAAGAACTGCATGGATTTCAAGGATAGTACTTTGGATTATGATTGTAATAGTTCTTATTCCAATCATGGCAGTTGTTTCAGCATCTATGGCTAAAGGTAATTCATTTACGCAAACCTCTATTTTTCCTAAATCATTTACTTTAGAGAATTATGTAAAAGTAATAACTCAAACTAAGTTTTTAATATGGGCAAGAAATTCATTAGTTGTTTGTTTTAGCGTTGCTATGATGCAGCTAATCATGACAATTCCAGCAGCTTTTGCGTTTTCTAAGCTTAGGTTTAAAGGTAGAAAATTTGGACTTATGACACTTTTGATATTACAGATGTTTCCAAATACAATGGCATTACCAGCAATTTTAAGTGTTGCATATAATATTCGGGGTGGAATGGATAATTTATTACCATTAATATTAATTATATCAGTAGGTAGTGCATATAACATCTGGCTTATGAAGGGATACATGGATGGAATTCCAAAAGAATTAACTGAAACTGCATATATAGATGGAGCAACAACTTTTCAAGCTTTCATTAAGGTAGTATTGCCACTAATAAAGAATATGATAATAGTAATATTTATATTTGCTTTTGTTGGAGCTTATAGCGAATTTTTATTTACATCAGCTCTTATAAAAGATCAATATACAGAAACTCTAGCAACAGGTATGCAAGGATTCATTAAAGATCATTTTTCAGCTAACTGGACTCAATATTCAGCGGCTGCAATAATGGCATCATTACCAGTTGTTTTGATATCAGTATTTTCACAAAAATTCTTTGCAAAAGGATTAACTGCTGGATCAGTAAAAGGCTAA
- a CDS encoding metal-sensing transcriptional repressor, which translates to MRQCMDVPKIQTRIKKIEGQLRAISEMINKDVPCEDVLIQINAAKSALHKVGQVVLEGHLQHCVRDGIEHGDADKTIADFAKAVDLFSRMV; encoded by the coding sequence ATGCGTCAATGTATGGATGTTCCAAAAATTCAAACTAGAATAAAAAAAATTGAAGGTCAACTCAGAGCTATATCAGAAATGATAAACAAAGATGTGCCCTGCGAAGATGTTTTAATACAAATTAATGCTGCTAAAAGTGCCTTACACAAAGTTGGTCAAGTCGTATTAGAAGGACATTTACAACACTGTGTTCGTGATGGTATAGAACATGGTGATGCTGATAAGACAATTGCTGACTTTGCAAAAGCAGTAGATCTTTTTTCAAGAATGGTATAG